A genome region from Haliotis asinina isolate JCU_RB_2024 chromosome 11, JCU_Hal_asi_v2, whole genome shotgun sequence includes the following:
- the LOC137255578 gene encoding uncharacterized protein, with protein sequence MDSESSDSDREFEFRFGEPLDNNAIDKELEICVPKSTKYKNDWVVVVFTRWQEERCQRAMKYNLDLPKVCLSERLFEVGAENLNLALKFFLFEARKQDGGLYPSHTLYGIYASLQSAIRAKGCKVNMFEDKEFEDSRRCLDAVMRERSAEGLGAGSQQKRYPSQRKSSFGSVERWETTPPENF encoded by the coding sequence ATGGATAGCGAAAGCAGTGACAGTGATCGCGAGTTTGAGTTTAGATTCGGCGAACCCCTTGATAACAACGCCATTGATAAAGAACTTGAAATTTGTGTTCCTAAGTCTACAAAATACAAGAATGATTGGGTTGTTGTTGTGTTTACTAGATGGCAGGAGGAAAGATGTCAGAGAGCCATGAAATACAATTTGGATTTGCCGAAGGTGTGTTTGTCAGAACGTTTATTCGAAGTGGGTGCTGAGAACCTTAATCTCGCCCTGAAGTTTTTCTTGTTCGAAGCCCGGAAACAAGACGGAGGGTTGTATCCATCTCATACATTGTATGGTATATACGCCTCGTTACAAAGCGCCATCAGAGCAAAGGGATGCAAAGTGAACATGTTTGAAGATAAGGAGTTTGAAGACAGTCGTCGATGTCTGGACGCAGTTATGCGCGAACGTTCTGCTGAGGGTCTAGGAGCCGGAAGCCAACAGAAACGATATCCCTCACAGAGGAAGAGCAGCTTTGGCAGTGTGGAGCGCTGGGAGACGACACCCCCAGAAAACTTCTAG